GGTCCTGGTGGGCCTCTCAGTCCTGACCTACGCCCTGGCCAAGCTGCTGATGTTGTCCGAGGAGGGCGAGCTCATGTACGACCCGTGGTTCCTCGGACTGTTCTCCTGGACCTGCGTGGCCTCCGTGGTCACCATGCTCTTGTGGAACCTCCTAGCCAAGACGCCAGAGCGTGGCGTCGCGGACGGAGGGGAGAGCGAGGACCAAGAGCGGCTGGTGGAccagagagaagaggtggaggaggacgGGGAGACTGGCGGGAAGGGGAAGAAAGGGGCGAAAGAGCAGCCCAACTCTGGGGCCACGGTGGGACGCCTGCTCTCCTACTGCAAGAAGGACTCAGGACTGCTGACCGTCGCCTTCATCTtcctgctgctctctgctgtgtgtgagtAGCCTTTCTTTCGGGGGCTTTTCCCTCCTCCACCAGGCATCGGGCATCAAGTTCACAACCTACCACTGATAGGTCTAAGAGTTGGACCCGCCAGGTTGTAAGTTCAATGCCCAGTGATGCCACACAGAGTCCCAGAGAGTAtagctggccttgctctctgtgACATGATGGGATGACCCCTACCTTCCCCCTCAGCACTCAGCCTTGTCATTTACTGCTTCTGCTTTACAGCTATTCACTGTTACATTGCGTATGGTTGTGGTGTTGCAGCCCTATTGCTTCAGTGTTACTCATTCGCGttatacacactctcacacacacacacacacacacacacacagcttgtcctgTTGCACACTGAGGGCAGTATGTTGTGCAACCGCTGCATTACCTCAGTTAACAGTTCTTTGATGTCGGATGACTTGCTGTTACCGACTCACACCGGTCCCGTCCGGTCATGGGTTTACTAGATAAAAACAAATAGGCCAAACGTAATTtataaaaattaatatttaaactaCCCATGGACTGCACAAGGCCAAGCCCAGCATAAGCAAACTCCCCCGACAGTCATGCATTTATCACCAGAATGGGGAGTTTACCATCAGGACATCAGGAACTCTGATCAGGTTCCTATCAGTTACAGGACTAAAAGCTCGTATCTgactccccctcccccctcatGACTACATCCAACAAAACCTGCCAGGAAAATAACCTGTGAGCTCTTAACTCACTAATTAAACTAACTAATTAAACAATGAATAATTGTatgtaattttaatattaaataaagtaagtttaataaaaattataataaaatgacaaacaaattatttcatctattttaaatgatttcaaTATTATGTATTGTCCTACAGTCTACTTTCAAGTATgactataataataacaatgctaataacaataataatatattagtaCAGTgagttgttgttattattattattattaatgattatttattgtactatataatattagtattgtatttgttaTAGTCTATACTTGAAATAAGAAAATAGGACAGTACATTACTAAaacatattaattataatagatttattaattagtttattgtaataaaatattatatcattatttaaaaatataaaaaagtatgtTTTTAACTAACTAAAACGTATATTAGTTAGTTAAaacatacattattattattattattattgttattatttacaacTAAAAATAATTGAGAATTTATtactttattgtttaaatatattgtatttatatacaaataaatatttaaatatatatatttaaaaataatgaattatatatttatataattaatattaaaaaatatttatatatcttgtatttttttcttttcatttatttcctAAAAATTGTCTATGCACGTGTGCAGCATGACCTCTGGACATTCGCTAGATGATttgttgctgttttgttggAGAAAATGATGTAAGTCTATAGTTTAGAGAACCGAAGTATTCAATCCACAaatgctaacgttgctaacagtTACGGAGTTGAAAGTCAGatctgattggttgtttttctgtgtcCGCAGGCGAGGCCTTCATTCCTTATTACACCGGACAGGCCATAGACGGCATAGTGATCCACAAGAGCATGGAGTACTTTACTAAACCCATGATTACCCTGTCTGTGCTGGCCCTGGTCAGGTGAGTCCGACAGGTCGCTCTCATTGGGAGCCTGTTGACCAGTCACTGTAAGTGCCAATGGCAGtagatgacacacacacacacacacacacactgataacCTCTTAACACTGACCCATGTCAGCGTCTGGGATGTATATTGAATGTTGGACTTGAGAAAGCTGGCTGGAGGAGAACAGCGCACCCTGCTGCTGATGTTGATGGGGTGTTTCTCTCCGTAGTTCTCTGGCCATCGGGTTCCGCGGGGGCGTGTTCTCCTTGACGTTTGCCAGGCTGAACATTCGGCTGAGGAACCTCCTGTTCCGGTCGCTCATGCACCAGGAGATCGGCTTCTTCGACGCTAACCATACAGGTAAAGTACTTCGCTGCTAACATGGGGGCGTTGTAGCTCCTCCCACCTTGAAAACGCATCATCAGAATCATCAATCAGCTGCATTAAAGGAATAGTTACTAAACAAAAAATTACAAAACGATTGATCGCTGACCCCAGATGCACTCAGCTAGCCAAGAAATTTGGGGTATTTGATGGCTTCTTTTAGTTTACGGAGATAGCTAGGCTAACGGTAGCTAATAAAGACTGGAATCAGACTGTCACCAATATCATTTCAGTAAACACCCGACAGATTTATAGCGAATCTGCTTTgaaaaatctattaaaaagcTTCATAGCAGtgttttatgtttaaataaTGGGTTAAGCACCAATACGAAGCGATCTTCGCTAAATACAGGCCTTGACCTCATTTGAGGCTCGAGTTCCTGACTCGCATACGGGCTAATTGATGCTATCCTGTATAACTGGGCCAAATGTGGTCCATCAGTCAAGACACGTTTGGTGTCTGAGGTTCAGTTTCTTTGGGTTtccactggagctatgaggctaatgtagctagcatgctagcttGGTGTACACCTCTTAGCATTGTTCACATATTTACCTCAAACCTAAAATCTTAAAGCCAGGCAAAAGAACTTGCTAAATATTAGCtttgatgctaatgctaattccGCTACCTATGCTAACTAGGCTATGCTTTTATCCATGTTTATACTTAAACAAGTGCAAAGCAAATCTGTCTAGTTTGTGACTATGCAAACATGCAGTTCTGTACATAAGCTAGcattatttgttagctacattgatTAGCCTCATTGATTCGGTTGATGATCAAATTAATATCCTGAATGAAGATGACATGGCTAGTTAGTTACCATGGGGCTAGATGGCGTCAGGCTGACACTGTGGCTTTCCTCGCAGGTGACATCACTTCCCGGCTGACCTCGGACACCACGCAGGTCAGCGACCTGATCTCCCAGAACGTCAACCTGTTCCTGCGCAGCTTCATCAAGGGCGTGggcttcttcatcttcatgttCGGCATGTCCTGGAAGCTGTCTCTCGTCACCATCATGGGCTTCCCGTACATCGCCGTGGTCTCCAAGCTCTACGGGGAGTACTACAAGGTATGTATCTGGGAGAGCATGAAGAAGTCTGATTAATATGACCCGTCATAGGAACACACACACGAAAAGttgaaaagttgaaaaagttgaaagcaacatttgaaaaaataatatatatatatatatatatatatatatatatatatatattaaaaaaaaaataataatcccaattaaaaagtaaaaattataACATGTAATGTAAGCCAGAAGTTAATTTTAGTGTATCCAAAATATCATATAACTATTGCATAGTAATTAATATAGGTCTGTGGAGAGTATCTGCATAATATAACCTGCAATAGAAACTCACACACTACTGTttcaccaaaataaataaataaataaataaataataaaaacacgtGTAAACAAAGTAAATTTCAGTTTAATTAAttcaattatatttatatttatttaattagaaTTTATCCAGAATATGCACATGTGAAAAAGCTGACAAATATTTGTATAGTAATTAACAAAGctctatatgtatgtgtgtatataaatcaattaaataaataaataataaaaaatatatatcatataaaaaataaaaagttacaATAAACTTAACCAGAGTgaaattttaaaagaaaaaaaaatatatatattgttgtattaatatccagaatattttctataattttttttagatttgtttgAATTTAACCAAACTTAtgatttaaaatgaataaataaatcaatattttgccttatttttttttttatataaaataaaaataataaccgtaataaaaaaaatgatttggtttaaaagtttaaaactTCTATTAATCAGGGCGTTCGTTTTCGTTCTTTTGTGCAGAAATTAACCAAAGAGGTTCAGACGTCGCTGGCTCACGCCAATAAATTGGCCGAGGAGACGATCTCGGCCATGCGGACGGTGCGGAGCTTCGCTAACGAGGAGCGAGAAGCCAACTCCTATTACGACAGGCTGCTGGAGGTCTTCAGACTCAACAAGAAACAAGCTCTGGCCTACGCTTGCTTCATGTGGTCCAGCTGTGTGGGTATCATGCAATAACATAGCTAGACTACCGTGTGGCTAGTTTGTTAACGTGGGGCTAGATTGAGGCTAACGGATGCTGTAAAATACGTCTGACAAACCTCTCTCTCGTTTCAGATCTCAGAGCTAGCTTTGCAGGTGGCTATCTTGTTCTACGGGGGACACTTGGTGGTGACGGGTCAGATAAGTGGAGGAACCCTCATTTCCTTTATCATCTACGAGCTCGAACTGGGCGAATGTCTGGAGGTTAGTGTTCACTAATCGCACCCATGTCATTACACACAGTAGGCCTTCAGCATGCTTAGTTCTTCTAGCGCCCATCGGTATTCTGGCAGTACGTTGGCGCTGGGCTACACGGGATGCCCTTGTACTTTATATGAAGCTTGCAACAGACATTAGCAAGGTAATTAGCAGCTTTCCTCTTGGGTTTGCCTTGCAGAGCATAGCCTCTGTGTACACAGGGCTGATGCAGGGCGTAGGAGCAGCGGAGAAAGTGTTTGAGTACATCGACCGGAAACCCAAGCATGCTCACGATGGCCAAGAGGCTCCAGACTCGTTCCGAGGCCTGGTGGAGTTCAAGAACGTCACTTTCGCCTATCCTACACGACCAGAGGCACATATCCTGAAGGTACAGCCTCTCATTCAGTCATTGATTCGGTTTCATCCGTGTGTATAAGCAAGGACACCTCCACATGGATGAGGAGTGTGTCGCGAGTTAGGAGTTGATGGGGTTGAAAGCTTTCATTACTTTACATTATCCTTGTAGCTCCGATcaagcaaacctcagacaccaaaTACTGTGTGTCTGGAATCCTGCTCCTTCAAAGTAGAAACGAAACCCATGCGTCTTTCAGAACGTGTCCTTCAGCGTTCGTCCGGGAGAGGTCACTGCGCTGGTTGGTCCTTCAGGTAGTGGGAAGAGCTCCTGTGTGTCTCTCCTGGAGAACTTCTACTCTCCTCAGCACGGCCAGGTGCTTCTGGACGGCCGGCCGGTTCAAACATACCAGCACGGCTACCTTCACTCCAAGGTAAGTTTTTTATGATGAGAAGACTCCGTAACACTGTgagtctgaaaggatgtggagcgcTCCAAGAGGGAGCGTTGTTTACACCACTTTAACTTCTTCAACTGTggctactataaatgattctttaaCTAAAATGAATCATCCAATACTAATTATGTAGTGAGTGTTATGAATAATTCACTAATtcagttctattctattattcAGAAACTACAATGAGGTATTTAGTGATTTCTGTGAGATTCAGTGTCTGCTATGAGGTATTTAGTGTCTGCTGTGAGGTATTCAGCGTCTAGTATGAGGTATTCAGCGTCTACTATGAGGTATTCAGCGTCTACTATGAGGTATTTAGTGTCTGCTGTGAGGTATTCAGTGTCTAGTATGAGGTATTCAGTGTCTAGTATGAggtattcagtgtctactatgaggTATTTAGTGTCTAGTATGAGGTATTCAGCGCCTACTATGAGGTATTCAGTGTCTAGTATGAGGTATTCAGTGTCTAGTATGAGGTGTTCAGTGTCTAGTATGAGGTATTTAGTGTCTGCTGTGAGGTATTCAGTGTCTAATATAAGGTATTTAGTGTCTTCTGTGAGGTATTCAGTGTCTAGTATGAGGTATTTAGTGATTTCTATgagattcagtgtctactataagGTATTCAGCGTCTACTATTAGGTATTTAGTGTCTAGTATGAGGTATTTAGTGATTTCTATgagattcagtgtctactatgaggTATTTAGTGTCTAGTATGAGGTATTCAGCGCCTACTATGAGGTATTCAGCTTCTACTATGAGGTATTCAGTGTCTAGGACAAAGTATTTAATGTCTCGTATTTAGTGTCTAGAATGAGGTATTGGGTTTCTACTATGAGATATTCAGTGTGTAGTATGAGGTATGTAATGTCTGCTGTGAGGTATTATTGTCTAGTGGCTTCATCTGTGAGGTATTTAGTGCCTAGTATGAGGAATTAATTGTCTAGTATGAGGTATTAATTGTCTAGTATGAGGTATTCAGTGTCTGCTATCAGGGTATTCAGTGTCTGACATGCAGTAACACTGCAAGTCATGGCAGTAACAATGGCTTAAAGTTATTTTCTGGGCGCTGTTACAGGTATCACTAGTGGGACAGGAGCCAGTGTTGTTTGCTCGATCGGTGCAGAAGAACATCTCCTACGGCCTTGAGGACACTCCAATGGAGGAGGTCATCGCAGCTGCTACCAAAGCCAACGCTCACGACTTCATCTGCAGCCTCACCAAAGGCTATGAAACGGGTCCGTTTCATCTCTGGGAGACACATGCTTGGCgtcaacatatatatatatatatatatatatacactcaacTATTTATTATATGAAATTGTGACATCTGCTGGTTAAAATGCTGTGCAGTTTACCAGGAAACGTGACTCTCTTGTTTGTTGTGTCCCTGTGTTGTGTTGAAGGCGTGGGGGAGAAGGGGACCCAGCTGTCTGGAGGGCAGAAGCAAAGAGTGGCCATCGCCCGTGCTCTCATCAGGAACCCCCGTGTGCTCGTGCTGGACGAGGCCACCAGCGCGCTGGATGCCGAAAGCGAGCATATGGTGAGTGAAGAATACCCTCGAAACAGCTGCTCTGTTAGCATGGCGCCGATTGGTGTACATAAACGTCCTTTACTTGTTGACCACAAAACAAAAACTTCAGATGCCAAACATGCAAAAATAATGTGTTTGCTGACTGGATCTGAGGTTCCTTACCAGCCTAATGGCGTTCCTCTGCTGCCTTCCAGGTCCAGCAGGCTCTGGACGGCGTCATACAGAGCCACACCGTGCTGGTGATTGCCCACAGGCTGAGTACGGTGGAGCGAGCCCACAGTATCATTGTGCTGGATGGAGGGGCAGTAGTGGAACAGGGCCAGCACGCCGAGCTGATGGCCCGCGGCGGGCTATACTGCAGACTGGTCCAGAGACAGGTGCTGGGGGTCAAATCTGTGCCGAAAGAACTTTCCTGGAGCGAAAAGGCAGGACAGGAGGGAAGTGAAGGAGAAAGCAGCGAGGACGAACTTGAGCCGAAATATTGAGGAACCTGTAAACCAgtggtttttttgtttgtttgtttttttttttttggagaacaCCGATACTCAGCCGATCCGTCATTTTGTCTTTAACACTACTGAGCTTCAAGATGAGCACTTCATAAAAATCGAATGGGCAATGGGCAGTCGACCAGCCAAGACCTGCTCAATATCAGATGTGCTAGGCTTTCTATGAATACACACCTAAATCATAATCGTAAAGAGCccaatgcctctaaaagctacatcacaggTCGTTTTTACAGcaaatggttatgaatacacACCCTGACCCATTGATTTACCGTATTTAGAGGAGGTTTTAGTCTAAAATGTATATCAGAGTTGTGCAGGGAAGTTGCGTTAGTTGCGTTAGTTGCGTTAGTTGGAAGAGATGCGAACTGAGCCTCTGTAGATTAGACCACCTGTGTCACTGTAAAGAAATAGATagattaataaatacatcaataaatcaataaatatacCCAAACCAAGAGGTTACAGAAGTGTGAACTTGGAGAAAGAACCAAGGACCTTcaacatcttcatcatcaactCAATAACCTCTCAGAACTGGAAGACTTTCGCTGGATGAATTAACGAAAATCCCTcaaagaagaaaggaaagacTTTTAGGTGTTATACGTGTAAAAAATCAAGACTCTAAACTGAGGAAACTTTATTAGATTGAGGAAAggaatttattaaattaaggaaaTGAATTGTTACATTgattaaatgaattattaaattgaggaaaatAATGGTTAAATTAAGgaaacaaattattaaatttaGGAAATTAattgttaaattgaggaaataaatgattaaattgaggatataaatgattaaattaagGAAATGagttattaaattgagggaaaaaaataaattgagGAAATTAattgttaaattgaggaaattaattgttaaattgaggaaaTTAATTGTTAAATGGAggaaataaatgattaaattgaggatataaatgattaaattgaggaaattagttattaaattgaggaaacaaatttattaaattgagaaaaTGAATTGTTAAGTTGATGAAATGagttattaaattgaggaaacaaatttattaaattgaggaaattaattgttaaattgaggaaaTGAGTTATTCAGTTGaggaaaaaatgtattaaattgaggaaatgaATTGTTAAATTGAGGAGACAAATCACAGGTCATTTTTACAGCAAGTGGTTATGAATACACACCCTGACCCATTGATTTATCGTATTTGGAGGAGGTTTTAGTCTAAAATGTATATTCGAGTCAGTTGGAAGGAGGATACATGCAGGACGTGGTACGGAAACAAGTGCAACATTAGTGGAAATCCCCTTTGAGgctattttaaatgttaaaaatctaaaataattaaattgaatGACAGAAGAAGCTGCAATGGTCCTTGAAGTAGAATGTGATCAAATTACACTGGAACTGTGCTTTCAGCATAATTACAATACTTGAACGGATCTGGATGAATTCAGAAAGTACGCACAGCTCAAACTGTAAGAATATTGGCAAGGCAAATTATCTTGTCAGTATAGCTAATAAATATACACATGTTCAAATAAGGATATTAGTCATATTGTTTTGGAATATATCAACATTTTGTTTGATTTCTTTCTAGAAACAAGCAAAACATTATCTGAAATGATCTACAAGTATTTCTTGAAATGCACAATTGTCCGCAGTGTTTCTTGAAATAAGCAAAATGACctgcatatgtttttttttttaaatcaacacaTTTACTTGCAATATTTCTTGAAACAAACACAGCCGTCAGCATTATGTATTGACACAAGCAAGATTATGTgcattactttacttttttaaacatAGCAAACAATTTCTGTGCATTATTTATTGAACAAATGCTAAATTATCAGCAGTATTTATTGAAAAATTACCTgcattaattatttaaacaagtGAAAATACCTgcatagttttttttaatgaacacatttaccTGCAATAGTtcttaaaacaaagaaaatgatcTGTATCAATTATTGACACAAGCAAAATgatctgcattatttcttaaaaCAAGCAACATTATCAGCAATATTTCCTGAAACAAGCTAAATTACTTTCTATTAAGTAattaagtacttttttttaacaagcAAAAATCTTCATTATCATATACAAAAGCAAAAAGATCTGTTCATTTTTGAAAAAAGTATTTCTTGAAACGGGTGAAATGACCTGCTGATGGAATAGGCCAATTTCATTAGATCTGGTtacttaaaacaagtaaataaaaataataaaacaaatgtttcAAATTCTGACAACAGTCTCATAAATGATGAATGTCTGCATGTCTGAAGCTGTCTTATTATATATTCTTATACTGTGTTCTTGTTGAATCATCATTGGaaacattaataaattattattattattattattattattattattgaaacaATACGTTATTTTTATACTGCATTTGATTACAGAACTGTTCGGGCGTTTTTCTCagtgaatatataaatatatattcagtCCTCTGTCAGACTGCAGAGTCTGCAGTGTTTACCTCCGACAAACACACCAGTGTCGCGTCAGTACAAACATTCCCTCAGTGTGAAACCCCCAGTGAGATTAGGGCGAGACCTGCGGGCTAGATCACCCTTCCCAATGGAAGGTGATCTAGCCTGAGCCCTACTCCCTATCACCGAACTGGAGGGGTTGCAGGGGCTTGTGCTCCAATATGTGTAGGCCTCGTCTCATTAGACTGTTGAGGTAGTGTGGAGAAGTCAGGACGTGTCCCAAAGTGATACAGCAGGTCTGCCACAGGTGTCCGTGGCCTGCATAATAGGCTTCATGTCattggccctccctctcccccatcgcTCAGCCTAGCTGAGGCCTAGCCAgtgcaggcgtctgttagctgccGTAAGGGAATTAGCAGTCAGTGTGGTCAGCTGTCCAGGGAAGTTGCGTTAGCGTCAGTTGGAAGAGATGCGAACTGAGCATCTGTAGATGAGACCACCTGTGTCACTGTAAAGAAATAGATagattaataaatacatcaataaatcaataaatatacCCAAACCTGAGGTTACAGAAGTGTGAACTTGGAGAAAGAAGCAAAGGCCTTcaacatcttcatcatcaactCAATAACCTCTCAGAACTGGAAGACTTTCgctggatgaatgaatgaaaatctcccaaacaaaaaaggaaagacttTTCAgagctaaaacacacaaaatcaGTTCTCTCGATttaatacatgtaaaatatCAAGACTCTAAAACTGAGGGAACTTTATTAGATTGAGGAAAggaatttattaaattaaggaaaTGAATTGTTACATTgattaaatgaattattaaattgaggaaaaaAATTATTACATTGAGAAAATGAATTGTTAAGTTGATGAAATGagttattaaattgaggaaaaaatgtattaaattgaggaaattaATGATTAAATGGAGGAAactaatttattaaattgaggacattaattgttaaattgaggaaacaaatgtattaaaatgagGAAATGAATTCTTAAATTGAGGAAATAattgttaaattgaggaaacacatttttaaaatgaggAAACAAATGATGACATTGAGGAAACAATTAttaaattgattaaaaaaaatatgaaattgaGGAaaaaatttattaaattgaggaaattcATTATAAAATCATGGGAATTAGTTAAattgaaaaaactttttaaaaaatatatatatatttttaatcttCTTCCCTTCGAGGTCCCCTAAGTAGGCTGCATGTAGGACTGTATTGGAGCGCGCTCTTCTTCCGGCTGGTGAAAGTAGGCTGCCTCTCCGTCTCTGCAGCGTGTttttgtcccccccccccctcctccctccctctctctccctctctctctctctctctgcctctggaAGTTGTGAGGACGGCCGGAGAGGGGACGGGAGGAATGGCTCGCTTCGGGAACATGCTGAGCGCCTTTTCCATCGCGGAGCTGTCGGAGCTGCTGGAGGACGACGACAAGCTCAACCGCATCGTCGAGGACGTCGAGGAGGTGAGCGCGAGGAGCTGGCGGGCTTTGGACCGGGCCGTTTTTACTGCGGGAGGAGGAGAGTCGCTGTCCTCGACGGAAAAGTCCACTGGGTTTTATTAGCTAACGTCTGTCCATTAAACGCGAACGTTGGTCGCTGAAACGGGTTAAAACAGTGAAAACAGTCGAGTTAACCGGGTTAGGAGAGACGTTTAGCTCCGAGTTACAGTGCTGAGGCTGCTAGCTGGTCCTCAAACACTTTCAGACCTTATAAGTGTGTTAAAATCCCCAAATTATCCAGAACCTTCCAGAAACAGGGGCCAGGACCCTTAGAACTGGACTTCTGTGGGTTAAAACGGTCCATATTgacaatactgtgtgtgtgtgtgtgtgtgtgtgtgtgtgtgtgtgtgtgtgttcacactgccATTCTCCTCACTTTACTGGAAGTGAAGGAGCCGGCCCTACCTGAGAAGCTCAGGTTGGGATGAGTCACACAGGTACACcggtcctcacacacacacacacacacgcttttgAAGGACCTCCGGCTTCAAGGCAGGGGGCcagctgctgctcctcctcagAGCTTTCTGTGTTTACGCCCTGCCTTCTTTACTCCAGCCAGGCTCGATCAGACCCCTCAGGATCTCAGATAGACCTCTCTAGGGATCTAGTGCTCCGGTGTGGTCCGGCGGGTCGGCGGTTTGagtcctgagccatgccgctttgccatgaGTGGCCGGAGTCTGTCAGCTGGGGACCCAgcagctttcctcagagtgtgaaGGCTGCCCAGGCCTTGGCCCAGCATCCTCACATGGGGAGCGTTGCTAGGGTCGAGGGGGTGGGTTAATAAACGGCAGGGCCGAACTAGGAGAGAAAGGGGGACGCATTGCTCCTGCCCAGCAGGAGGTTGTGGGTTTAAAACCCAAGTCCTTCGTCCTTTGTAACTGGCACCTCAGGCTACTTTTCCATCAGTACCAGATGTTTGTGGCAGATGTTTGTTCAATCCCTCTGGATTGAATTACGAATTACGGGAGTTGCCTTAAATGCTGCCCCAATCGCATAACCAGGGCCCTGggttttgaacccacaaccttcagATCTGCAGGGGGAGGCATGACGGATTGGCTGGATTTTTGCCCTGCCTTTGTGTGCGTC
This Salminus brasiliensis chromosome 20, fSalBra1.hap2, whole genome shotgun sequence DNA region includes the following protein-coding sequences:
- the abcb9 gene encoding ABC-type oligopeptide transporter ABCB9, which produces MRVGVIAGCNLSFIFVDAVVTTVLYVQGFSLDVFEDDFQNFNLRHSVLDLWGTLIVRACLLLGGTAGVVWNRVDGPRRAANLGTLVVLVGLSVLTYALAKLLMLSEEGELMYDPWFLGLFSWTCVASVVTMLLWNLLAKTPERGVADGGESEDQERLVDQREEVEEDGETGGKGKKGAKEQPNSGATVGRLLSYCKKDSGLLTVAFIFLLLSAVCEAFIPYYTGQAIDGIVIHKSMEYFTKPMITLSVLALVSSLAIGFRGGVFSLTFARLNIRLRNLLFRSLMHQEIGFFDANHTGDITSRLTSDTTQVSDLISQNVNLFLRSFIKGVGFFIFMFGMSWKLSLVTIMGFPYIAVVSKLYGEYYKKLTKEVQTSLAHANKLAEETISAMRTVRSFANEEREANSYYDRLLEVFRLNKKQALAYACFMWSSCISELALQVAILFYGGHLVVTGQISGGTLISFIIYELELGECLESIASVYTGLMQGVGAAEKVFEYIDRKPKHAHDGQEAPDSFRGLVEFKNVTFAYPTRPEAHILKNVSFSVRPGEVTALVGPSGSGKSSCVSLLENFYSPQHGQVLLDGRPVQTYQHGYLHSKVSLVGQEPVLFARSVQKNISYGLEDTPMEEVIAAATKANAHDFICSLTKGYETGVGEKGTQLSGGQKQRVAIARALIRNPRVLVLDEATSALDAESEHMVQQALDGVIQSHTVLVIAHRLSTVERAHSIIVLDGGAVVEQGQHAELMARGGLYCRLVQRQVLGVKSVPKELSWSEKAGQEGSEGESSEDELEPKY